Proteins co-encoded in one Uloborus diversus isolate 005 chromosome 9, Udiv.v.3.1, whole genome shotgun sequence genomic window:
- the LOC129230488 gene encoding ubiquitin-associated domain-containing protein 2-like: MRRENNMISILKVENIIFFNSYLVFCIFIWRVLTSKLTFLETKDLVCGCLLIYYFRVFERRYGSHKFSSYLLAACTVATVLELITVFFLRRLEIQITFLPTGPYGLIFPLFVNYFMDIPRVAQTYILGVPVTGKTLTYLLGLQVMSTNKASMVSGICSLTAGIICRWNIFHVLDIIKVPKVLARVASMCFGWILDSSPPSEGSVPIGATIEIQRQQQIEIMEQQLLLSRARENRDRGNSNVGARVF; this comes from the exons ATGCGTAGGGAAAATAACATGATTAGTATTCTGAAGGTTGAAAATATTATCTTCTTCAATTCCTACCTGGTTTTCTGCATCTTT ATTTGGCGAGTTTTAACTTCTAAATTGACGTTTCTTGAAACAAAAGATTTAGTTTGTGGATGTTTATTAATATACTACTTCCGTGTTTTTGAAAGAAGATATGGTTCTCACAAATTTTCT tCTTATTTATTAGCAGCCTGTACTGTTGCCACCGTTCTTGAATTGATCACAGTATTTTTCCTTAGAAGACTTGAAATTCAAATCACTTTTCTCCCAACTGGGCC GTATGGCCTGATTTTTCCACTATTCGTTAATTATTTTATGGACATTCCAAGGGTAGCCCAGACGTATATTCTAGGTGTTCCGGTTACTGGAAAAACGTTAACATACTTATTAGGACTTCAG gtCATGAGTACTAATAAAGCATCGATGGTGTCTGGAATTTGTTCCCTG ACAGCAGGGATAATATGCAGATGGAACATATTTCATGTTTTAGACATAATAAAAGTTCCAAAGGTTTTAGCTCGAGTGGCCAGCATGTGTTTTGGGTGGATATTGGATTCTTCTCCTCCCTCGGAAGGTTCCGTCCCAATCGGTGCAACCATAGAAATACAAAGGCAACAGCAAATTGAAATAATGGAGCAACAGCTCTTACTCTCCAGAGCAAGAGAAAATAGGGACAGAGGCAATTCTAATGTAGGTGCTCGTGTTTTTTAA